Proteins encoded in a region of the Halioglobus maricola genome:
- the gmk gene encoding guanylate kinase — MSHKGTLYTVSAPSGAGKTSLVSALIKNTDKLCVSVSHTTREQRQGETDGVNYHFVSEQDFLDMLERTEFLEHARVFGNLYGTSQLWVEEQLEKGIDVILEIDWQGAQQVKRQLPATLSIFILPPSRLALLQRLTARGQDDAAVIDGRMAEAVEEMSHYIESDYLVINDNFDQALEELRSVITCQRMSTDRQRQIHMALLDELLS, encoded by the coding sequence ATGAGCCACAAAGGTACCCTCTACACCGTATCGGCGCCCTCCGGCGCCGGTAAAACGAGCCTTGTCTCGGCTCTAATCAAAAATACCGACAAGCTGTGCGTCTCAGTCTCACATACCACTCGCGAGCAGCGTCAGGGCGAAACCGATGGTGTGAACTATCACTTTGTCAGCGAGCAGGATTTTCTCGACATGCTGGAACGCACCGAATTCCTGGAGCACGCCAGGGTCTTCGGCAATCTGTACGGCACCTCACAGCTATGGGTAGAAGAGCAGCTGGAGAAAGGTATCGACGTGATTCTGGAGATCGACTGGCAAGGCGCACAACAGGTCAAGCGCCAGTTGCCGGCCACCCTGTCGATTTTTATCCTGCCACCTTCGCGGCTGGCACTGCTGCAGCGCCTGACCGCCAGGGGCCAGGACGACGCAGCAGTGATCGACGGCCGCATGGCCGAAGCCGTGGAGGAAATGTCGCACTATATCGAGAGCGATTATCTGGTGATCAACGACAACTTTGACCAGGCTCTGGAAGAGTTGCGCTCGGTAATCACCTGCCAGCGCATGTCTACAGACCGCCAGCGTCAGATCCACATGGCATTACTGGACGAACTGCTGTCCTGA
- the rpoZ gene encoding DNA-directed RNA polymerase subunit omega, with protein sequence MARVTVEDCLENVANRFELVMVASKRSRQIATGGKDPLVEEESDKPTVIALREIAEGLVTPDILTREDELEAEEELAEVMMEAAAAPQ encoded by the coding sequence ATGGCACGCGTTACCGTTGAAGACTGCCTGGAAAATGTAGCCAACCGCTTTGAGCTGGTCATGGTTGCCAGCAAGCGATCCCGCCAGATCGCCACGGGCGGCAAAGACCCCCTGGTAGAAGAAGAATCTGACAAGCCCACCGTTATCGCCCTGCGCGAAATCGCTGAAGGCCTGGTCACCCCGGACATCCTCACTCGTGAAGACGAGCTGGAAGCCGAGGAAGAGTTGGCTGAAGTGATGATGGAAGCCGCTGCTGCTCCCCAGTAA
- the spoT gene encoding bifunctional GTP diphosphokinase/guanosine-3',5'-bis pyrophosphate 3'-pyrophosphohydrolase — MATQTLNALETTLHSYLTPEQTNSVIRAYYFAEQAHFGQMRRSGDPYITHPLAVARILADMHMDHQSLMAAMLHDVIEDTGIPKSAIGDQFGTDVAELVDGVSKLTQMEFESLEEKQAENFQKMALAMARDIRVILVKLADRLHNMRTLGVLQPAKARRISRETLDIYAPIAMRLGMNNVRMEFEDLGFSAMYPMRATRIDAALRNARGNRTELVDKIRHQIETTLDQESHEAEVIGREKHLYSIYKKMKSKRKSFAEIMDVYAFRIIVDSVDTCYRVLGCVHSLYKPVPGEFKDYIAIPKANGYQSLHTVLIGMHGVPIEIQIRTRDMEDMANNGIAAHWLYKSDAQSANGSHARAREWVQGLLEMQQRAGNSLEFIESVKIDLFPDEIYVFTPKGRIMEMPRGATAVDFAYAVHTDVGNSCVACRINRRLAPLSEPLASGQTVEILTAPGASPNPSWFNYAVTAKARTNIRHYLKHQTREDSVSLGQRLLERAMSTLDSSLESVPEDELQEFLTANNYPALADLLEDIARGQRLPAITAQQILGVAAPEHEPSREDAQPVAIRGTEGFMLSYAKCCHPIPGDPIEGYLSSEKGVVVHRERCNNLAEMRETTDRLVALRWDEQVEGEFAVELRIEVENRRGMIAVIATRINAMGVNIEKIATEDKDYQFTYVDLEVMVENRVHLARIMKRLRAVSSVRKVTRVKN, encoded by the coding sequence ATGGCCACGCAGACCCTGAATGCCCTCGAAACCACGCTCCACAGTTACCTCACCCCGGAGCAAACCAATAGCGTAATCCGCGCATACTACTTCGCCGAGCAGGCCCATTTCGGGCAGATGCGGCGCAGTGGCGACCCCTACATCACCCACCCTCTCGCTGTCGCCCGCATCCTGGCGGACATGCACATGGACCATCAAAGCCTGATGGCCGCCATGTTGCACGACGTGATCGAGGACACGGGCATACCCAAATCTGCCATCGGCGACCAGTTCGGCACCGATGTTGCGGAACTGGTGGACGGGGTGAGCAAGCTCACCCAGATGGAATTCGAATCGCTGGAAGAAAAGCAGGCGGAGAACTTCCAGAAGATGGCCCTCGCCATGGCTCGGGATATCCGCGTCATCCTGGTAAAACTGGCCGACCGGCTTCACAACATGCGTACCCTGGGTGTACTGCAACCCGCCAAAGCGCGGCGCATCTCGCGTGAGACCCTGGATATCTATGCCCCAATCGCCATGCGATTGGGAATGAACAACGTCCGCATGGAATTTGAGGACCTGGGGTTCTCGGCCATGTACCCCATGCGCGCCACCCGCATTGACGCCGCCCTGCGCAACGCTCGCGGAAACCGCACTGAACTAGTAGATAAAATTCGCCACCAGATCGAGACCACGCTGGACCAGGAGAGTCACGAAGCGGAGGTCATCGGCCGCGAGAAACACCTGTACAGCATTTACAAGAAGATGAAATCGAAGCGGAAGTCCTTCGCTGAAATTATGGACGTGTACGCCTTTCGAATCATCGTTGATTCGGTAGACACCTGCTACCGGGTGCTGGGCTGCGTGCACAGCCTGTACAAACCGGTACCTGGCGAATTCAAAGACTATATCGCGATACCCAAGGCCAATGGCTACCAGTCCTTGCATACCGTACTCATTGGCATGCACGGTGTGCCTATCGAAATCCAGATCCGCACCCGTGATATGGAAGACATGGCCAACAACGGCATCGCCGCACACTGGCTCTACAAGAGCGACGCACAATCTGCCAATGGCAGCCACGCCCGGGCCCGCGAGTGGGTGCAGGGCCTGCTGGAAATGCAGCAGCGTGCCGGTAACTCACTGGAATTTATCGAAAGCGTCAAGATCGATCTTTTCCCGGACGAAATCTACGTGTTCACCCCCAAGGGCCGGATCATGGAAATGCCCCGCGGGGCGACCGCTGTGGACTTCGCCTATGCGGTACACACCGACGTGGGCAACAGCTGTGTCGCCTGCCGCATCAACCGGCGCCTCGCGCCTCTGTCAGAACCACTGGCAAGTGGCCAAACCGTGGAAATTCTGACCGCACCAGGCGCAAGCCCGAACCCATCGTGGTTCAACTACGCCGTCACCGCCAAAGCGCGTACCAATATTCGACACTACCTCAAACACCAGACGCGCGAAGACTCCGTCTCTCTGGGCCAGCGCCTCCTCGAGCGCGCCATGTCCACCCTGGACAGCAGCCTGGAATCCGTACCTGAGGACGAACTACAGGAATTCCTCACCGCCAATAACTACCCGGCTCTTGCGGACTTGTTGGAGGATATTGCGCGGGGCCAGCGCCTGCCGGCCATCACGGCACAGCAGATACTCGGGGTGGCAGCGCCCGAGCACGAGCCAAGCAGAGAAGATGCCCAACCCGTCGCCATTCGCGGCACCGAAGGTTTCATGTTGTCTTACGCCAAGTGCTGCCATCCGATTCCAGGCGATCCCATCGAGGGCTATCTCAGCTCTGAAAAAGGGGTAGTGGTTCACCGCGAGCGCTGTAATAATCTGGCAGAAATGCGCGAAACGACGGACCGTCTGGTCGCACTGCGCTGGGACGAGCAAGTTGAGGGCGAATTCGCCGTCGAGTTGCGAATCGAAGTAGAGAACCGCCGCGGTATGATTGCGGTGATCGCTACTCGTATCAACGCCATGGGCGTCAACATCGAAAAAATCGCCACCGAGGACAAAGATTACCAGTTCACCTACGTGGATCTGGAAGTCATGGTAGAAAACCGCGTCCACCTGGCACGTATTATGAAACGCCTGCGCGCCGTCAGCTCGGTGCGCAAAGTGACCCGGGTCAAAAACTGA
- a CDS encoding RidA family protein, producing the protein MTNRAVISTPDAPEAIGPYSQAIKVGNTVWISGQIPLVPGSMELVDGDITAQARQVFENLKAIADAAGGTLNNAVKINISLTDLGDFAAVNEVMASYFDAPYPARACVQVAALPKAVSIEVEAILSV; encoded by the coding sequence TTGACCAATCGCGCCGTCATCTCAACCCCCGATGCCCCAGAGGCAATAGGCCCCTACTCACAGGCCATCAAGGTGGGAAACACCGTGTGGATTTCCGGCCAGATTCCCCTGGTACCCGGTTCAATGGAACTGGTTGATGGCGACATTACCGCCCAGGCCAGACAGGTGTTCGAGAACCTGAAAGCTATCGCCGATGCCGCCGGCGGCACGCTCAATAACGCCGTTAAGATAAACATCTCACTGACCGATCTCGGCGACTTTGCAGCGGTCAACGAGGTCATGGCCAGCTATTTTGACGCGCCCTACCCCGCTCGCGCCTGTGTTCAGGTCGCCGCGTTACCCAAGGCGGTCAGTATCGAAGTCGAGGCCATTCTCTCGGTCTAA
- a CDS encoding hydrogen peroxide-inducible genes activator — translation MTLTELRYLVALAECGHFRKAADTCNVSQPTLSIAIKKLEEELGVDLFERARHKVSPTPIGVQVVSQARTVLQEASNLVALAEQGKDPLGSVLSVGAIYTVGPYLFPRLLSGLRRIAPDMPLYIEESYTAALRGKLSSGALDAIFVALPFTEPDVVTRALFDEPFVVLMPDDHPLVKETTIDPAALADHKVLLMGEGHCFRDQVLEACPGLQESIIEHNARDHATVEGSSLETLKHMVAGGLGITVLPESAASLALYGDTHLTVRPFSDPPPARTIALAWRVSYPRHQAIDILTDALRDE, via the coding sequence ATGACCCTGACCGAACTTCGCTACCTCGTCGCCCTTGCCGAATGCGGCCATTTTCGCAAAGCCGCAGACACCTGCAACGTAAGCCAACCCACGCTCAGTATCGCCATCAAGAAACTGGAAGAAGAGTTGGGTGTCGACCTGTTTGAACGGGCGCGGCATAAGGTAAGCCCCACTCCCATCGGCGTGCAGGTGGTCAGCCAGGCCCGCACTGTTTTACAGGAAGCCAGCAATCTGGTTGCCCTGGCAGAGCAAGGCAAAGACCCTCTGGGCAGCGTGCTGTCGGTGGGCGCCATCTATACCGTCGGACCTTACCTCTTCCCCCGACTACTTTCCGGCCTGCGCAGAATCGCGCCAGACATGCCGCTCTATATAGAAGAGAGCTACACCGCTGCGCTGCGCGGGAAACTCAGTAGTGGCGCCCTGGATGCGATTTTTGTAGCGCTTCCGTTCACCGAGCCGGATGTTGTTACCCGTGCCCTGTTTGACGAGCCCTTTGTGGTACTCATGCCCGACGACCATCCCCTGGTCAAGGAAACGACTATCGACCCGGCCGCACTAGCCGACCACAAAGTCCTGTTGATGGGCGAAGGCCATTGCTTCCGCGACCAGGTGCTCGAGGCATGCCCCGGCCTGCAGGAATCCATTATTGAACACAACGCTCGAGACCACGCCACTGTCGAAGGCAGCTCACTTGAGACCCTCAAGCATATGGTGGCAGGCGGGCTCGGAATCACGGTGTTGCCGGAATCTGCAGCCAGCCTCGCTCTCTACGGCGATACCCACCTCACAGTACGGCCTTTTAGCGACCCGCCGCCAGCGCGCACCATCGCCCTGGCCTGGCGAGTCAGCTACCCCCGTCACCAGGCCATCGACATACTGACTGACGCCCTCCGAGACGAATGA
- the recG gene encoding ATP-dependent DNA helicase RecG produces MSGIAGAPVQELRGVGPSLARKLADYGVHRVEDLLFHLPLRYQDRTRVTPIGALQAGADVVVEGEVRVADIAFGKRRSLVVRIQDGSGTLTLRFFHFSAAQKNNLLPGTRIRCFGQARRGASGLEMYHPEYRQIVDGETHNEEALTPVYPTTNGIGQNQWRKLCEQAVLRLHRDPPTDLLPTGHRFPYDLGAALSYLHSPPPEAPQQQLVAGEHPAQLRLALEELVAHNLTLQGLRQQQQAEGSPCLKGGDELMQKFLAGLPFTPTGAQQRVIAEIEADIASPHPMLRLVQGDVGSGKTLVAAAAALRAIASGYQVAIMAPTEILAEQHRSNFASWFADLDIEIAWLSGRSKGKIRAASLAQIESGTAGLIVGTHALFQDDVMFHRLGLVVVDEQHRFGVHQRLSLTEKSGPDVGRPHQLVMTATPIPRTLSMVAYADLDCSIIDELPPGRTPVETVLIDNQRRERIVERVAAACAGGRQAYWVCTLVEESDVLQAQAAEATAEELRMALPQLRVGLVHGRLKPAEKDTVMAAFKAGELDLLVATTVIEVGVDVPNASLMIIENPERLGLAQLHQLRGRVGRGEAASHCVLLYQSPLSANGKQRLTAMRESSDGFYIAEKDLELRGPGEVLGTRQTGLMEFRVAQLPAHNHLLDEVQQIAANLQKNHPQLVEPLVQRWTGTTRQFAKV; encoded by the coding sequence ATGAGCGGTATAGCCGGAGCACCGGTGCAGGAACTGCGCGGCGTGGGCCCAAGTCTCGCCAGGAAACTTGCTGACTACGGGGTACACCGGGTGGAAGATCTGCTGTTTCACCTGCCCCTGCGCTACCAGGATCGCACCCGAGTCACACCGATCGGCGCCCTCCAGGCGGGAGCAGACGTAGTCGTGGAAGGTGAAGTGCGGGTAGCCGATATCGCTTTCGGCAAACGCCGCTCCTTGGTGGTTCGCATCCAGGACGGCAGCGGCACCCTGACCCTGCGTTTCTTCCACTTTTCCGCAGCACAGAAAAACAACCTGCTGCCAGGGACCCGTATCCGCTGTTTCGGCCAGGCGCGACGGGGTGCCAGCGGCCTGGAAATGTACCACCCAGAGTATCGCCAGATCGTTGATGGCGAGACGCATAACGAAGAGGCATTAACTCCGGTCTACCCAACCACCAACGGCATCGGCCAGAATCAGTGGCGCAAGCTCTGTGAGCAAGCCGTGTTGCGCCTGCACCGCGATCCACCGACGGATCTGCTGCCTACAGGCCACCGTTTCCCCTACGATCTGGGTGCTGCGCTGAGCTACCTGCACTCACCTCCACCCGAAGCACCACAGCAGCAATTAGTGGCGGGCGAGCACCCGGCCCAGTTGCGCCTGGCACTGGAAGAACTTGTAGCGCACAACCTGACCCTGCAGGGCTTGCGGCAACAGCAACAGGCCGAGGGGTCGCCCTGTCTTAAGGGCGGCGACGAATTGATGCAGAAATTTCTGGCCGGACTGCCCTTCACCCCCACCGGCGCACAGCAGCGCGTCATCGCCGAGATCGAGGCAGACATCGCGAGCCCCCACCCCATGTTGCGGCTAGTGCAGGGGGACGTAGGGTCCGGAAAAACACTGGTGGCCGCCGCCGCCGCATTGCGGGCCATCGCCAGCGGCTACCAGGTGGCCATTATGGCGCCCACGGAAATCCTCGCTGAACAACATCGCAGCAACTTCGCCAGCTGGTTCGCCGATCTCGATATCGAAATCGCCTGGCTGAGCGGTCGCAGCAAGGGCAAAATCCGGGCCGCGTCCCTGGCGCAGATCGAATCGGGAACCGCAGGGCTGATTGTGGGTACCCACGCCCTGTTTCAAGACGACGTGATGTTCCACCGCCTCGGCCTGGTCGTGGTAGACGAGCAGCATCGCTTCGGCGTCCACCAACGGCTTTCGCTAACAGAAAAATCGGGGCCCGATGTGGGTCGCCCGCACCAGCTGGTAATGACCGCGACCCCCATTCCGCGCACCCTGTCCATGGTCGCCTACGCTGACCTCGACTGCTCCATCATCGACGAATTGCCGCCCGGACGAACACCGGTTGAAACAGTGCTAATCGACAACCAACGCCGCGAGCGTATTGTCGAGCGCGTCGCCGCCGCCTGTGCCGGTGGCCGTCAAGCGTACTGGGTTTGTACCCTAGTAGAGGAGAGCGATGTCTTGCAGGCACAGGCCGCCGAGGCCACCGCCGAGGAATTGCGCATGGCCCTGCCACAGCTGCGGGTTGGGCTCGTGCACGGGCGATTGAAACCCGCCGAAAAAGACACGGTGATGGCGGCGTTCAAAGCTGGCGAACTGGACTTACTGGTCGCCACGACGGTTATTGAGGTGGGTGTCGATGTCCCCAATGCCAGCCTTATGATTATCGAGAACCCCGAGCGTCTGGGCCTGGCCCAACTCCACCAGCTGCGCGGCAGGGTCGGCCGCGGCGAAGCAGCAAGCCACTGTGTTTTGCTTTACCAGTCGCCGTTATCCGCCAATGGCAAACAGCGTCTGACAGCCATGCGTGAAAGCAGCGACGGCTTCTATATTGCCGAGAAGGATCTGGAATTGCGCGGCCCGGGAGAAGTACTCGGCACCCGGCAAACAGGCCTGATGGAGTTCCGCGTAGCCCAACTACCGGCGCACAATCATCTTCTCGACGAGGTGCAGCAGATTGCCGCGAATCTCCAGAAGAACCATCCACAACTGGTGGAACCGCTGGTTCAGCGCTGGACCGGAACTACGCGCCAGTTCGCAAAAGTCTGA
- a CDS encoding DUF1415 domain-containing protein, which produces MPDGAAVERQTRAWLADFVVGLNLCPFARPVFESPALRVAVCDSRESPDLVRAFLMELDLLQSQPEEEVATTLLVFSRALASFDDYLDFLAEGQDLLEQAGLEGLVQLASFHPDYLFEGEDPASSSHYSNRSPWPTIHFIREDMLSRVLGEFPDPEAIPARNMQTLADIGVDELRRRVRLLRTGA; this is translated from the coding sequence ATGCCTGACGGGGCTGCAGTAGAGCGGCAAACAAGAGCGTGGCTGGCGGATTTTGTCGTCGGCCTCAATCTCTGCCCTTTCGCCCGCCCAGTGTTTGAGAGCCCGGCATTGCGCGTGGCTGTCTGTGATTCCCGCGAGAGCCCGGACCTGGTCCGGGCTTTTTTAATGGAGTTGGATCTACTGCAATCGCAGCCGGAGGAGGAGGTTGCGACCACCCTGTTGGTCTTTTCCCGTGCTCTGGCATCCTTCGACGACTACCTGGATTTTCTCGCCGAGGGTCAAGACCTGCTCGAGCAGGCGGGCCTGGAGGGGTTGGTGCAACTGGCCAGTTTTCACCCGGATTACCTGTTTGAGGGGGAGGATCCTGCCTCTAGCAGTCACTACAGTAATCGCTCACCGTGGCCGACGATTCATTTTATCCGCGAGGATATGTTGTCCCGGGTATTGGGAGAGTTTCCGGATCCCGAGGCGATACCCGCTCGCAATATGCAGACGCTGGCTGACATAGGCGTGGATGAGCTGCGGCGCAGGGTCAGACTTTTGCGAACTGGCGCGTAG
- a CDS encoding FAD-dependent oxidoreductase — MSRWECIVCGLVYDEKEGWPDDGIAPGTKWEDVPEDWLCPDCGVGKEDFELLEESPVDDTPHHEEPVVDQVHAPVVILGTGLAGYGLAKEFRKHDAETPLILITSDDGRSYSKPMLSTGYTKDMSTTDLAQMDAGSMGRMLKASVWTMTKVAAIDTANQLIKVGDAETAVHYSKLVLALGADVIRPPIEGDGLDKVYSINDLLDFDDFRTAMKKNGASKVCLIGGGLIGCEYTNDLINGGFETETVDPLGYCLPTLLPEPAGKAVQAALEEKGAKFHFGPLVTAVNTADSGVKVSLNNGDTIDADLVLSAVGVRPRVDLAQASGIETNRGVVTNRLLETSVPNVYAMGDCAEVNGHVLVYVAPLMAQARALAKTLTGEPTEVSYPAMPVTIKVPACPVTVAPPAQGAEGEWSFEIDGNNVKGEFRNGAGELLGFALTGDATKQKMALQKELPPIMP, encoded by the coding sequence ATGAGTAGATGGGAATGTATTGTCTGTGGCCTGGTTTACGACGAGAAAGAAGGCTGGCCGGATGACGGCATTGCCCCTGGCACCAAGTGGGAAGACGTGCCCGAAGATTGGCTGTGCCCGGACTGTGGTGTGGGTAAGGAAGACTTCGAACTGCTCGAGGAGTCGCCGGTAGACGACACGCCCCACCATGAGGAACCGGTCGTGGACCAGGTGCACGCGCCTGTTGTCATTCTCGGTACTGGCCTTGCAGGTTATGGCCTGGCCAAGGAATTCCGCAAGCACGATGCAGAGACCCCGTTGATCCTGATCACTTCTGACGACGGCCGCTCCTACTCCAAGCCGATGTTGTCCACCGGCTACACCAAGGACATGAGCACTACCGATTTGGCCCAGATGGATGCCGGATCAATGGGCCGTATGCTAAAGGCCAGCGTCTGGACCATGACCAAGGTGGCCGCAATCGACACCGCCAACCAGCTCATCAAGGTTGGCGACGCAGAGACCGCAGTGCACTACAGCAAGCTGGTACTGGCACTGGGTGCTGATGTTATCCGCCCACCTATTGAGGGGGATGGCCTGGACAAGGTGTATTCGATCAATGATCTGTTGGACTTCGATGACTTCCGCACCGCGATGAAGAAGAACGGTGCCAGCAAGGTTTGCCTGATTGGCGGCGGCCTGATCGGCTGTGAATACACCAATGACCTTATCAACGGCGGCTTCGAAACAGAAACCGTAGATCCGCTCGGCTATTGCCTGCCCACACTCCTGCCCGAGCCCGCGGGCAAAGCGGTGCAGGCTGCTCTGGAAGAGAAGGGAGCGAAGTTTCATTTTGGCCCGCTGGTAACCGCGGTGAACACCGCAGATTCTGGCGTAAAAGTGTCGCTTAACAATGGCGACACCATCGACGCTGACCTTGTGCTGTCCGCGGTAGGTGTTCGTCCCCGTGTTGACCTGGCCCAGGCTTCAGGCATTGAGACCAATCGCGGTGTGGTCACCAATCGCCTGCTCGAAACAAGCGTGCCCAATGTCTACGCAATGGGAGATTGTGCCGAGGTAAACGGCCATGTGCTGGTTTATGTTGCGCCGCTGATGGCACAGGCGCGTGCCCTTGCGAAAACCCTGACGGGCGAACCCACCGAAGTGAGCTATCCGGCTATGCCTGTCACCATCAAGGTACCTGCCTGTCCCGTTACTGTTGCGCCCCCGGCGCAGGGTGCAGAGGGCGAGTGGTCGTTTGAAATTGACGGCAACAATGTCAAAGGTGAATTCCGCAACGGTGCGGGAGAGCTACTGGGTTTTGCCCTGACTGGTGATGCGACCAAGCAGAAGATGGCGCTGCAGAAAGAGCTGCCGCCTATCATGCCCTGA
- a CDS encoding chorismate--pyruvate lyase family protein: MTLTPSNRRRSPREPHWQRNERLTSRELAPDIRRWLLDDGSLTGRLIDQQRGVFAVDRLFQGWEVPLPSERRLLDLGQRQLAIVREVVLNQGSHNVVFARSVMPLSSLTGDLGHLRRLQTRPLGAILFSHPNMRRSPFELARIAGDSDYLPREYQQSQAVWARRSRFDMNGRSVMVSEVFLEDFRPWPTVLPVHRTQRGKVSAAIVRPKQ, translated from the coding sequence ATGACACTCACCCCCTCAAACCGTCGCAGATCCCCGCGCGAGCCCCACTGGCAGCGCAATGAGCGCTTGACGTCACGGGAACTCGCGCCGGATATCCGCCGTTGGCTGCTGGATGATGGCTCTTTGACCGGAAGGCTCATAGACCAGCAACGGGGCGTGTTCGCCGTGGACAGATTGTTCCAGGGCTGGGAGGTTCCACTGCCCTCGGAGCGGCGCCTTTTGGACCTGGGTCAGCGCCAGCTCGCCATCGTGCGCGAGGTTGTGCTGAACCAGGGCAGTCACAACGTCGTGTTTGCCCGCAGTGTCATGCCCCTCTCAAGCCTGACCGGCGATCTTGGCCACCTGCGCCGCCTCCAGACTCGCCCGCTGGGGGCCATCCTGTTCAGCCATCCCAATATGCGCCGCAGCCCCTTCGAACTGGCCCGGATCGCCGGCGACAGTGACTATCTGCCGCGCGAGTATCAACAATCGCAAGCGGTCTGGGCACGCCGTTCGCGCTTTGATATGAACGGCCGCAGCGTGATGGTGAGCGAGGTGTTCCTTGAGGACTTCCGCCCCTGGCCTACGGTGCTACCCGTTCATCGCACCCAACGAGGCAAAGTGAGCGCTGCAATTGTTCGTCCGAAGCAGTAA
- the ubiA gene encoding 4-hydroxybenzoate octaprenyltransferase: MPPPSKFQALLQLIRFDKPIGTTLLLWPTLWALWIAAGGVPDVDLLIIFVLGTFLMRSAGCVVNDLADRHWDGEVNRTSGRPLVTGTVTPNEARALFLGLLLAAFVLVLFTNPLTVKLSFAAVALASTYPFMKRYTHLPQLVLGAAFSWGIPMAFAAQTNELPNALWLIYLGNLAWTVAYDTKYAMVDREDDLVVGIKSTAILFGRHDRLIVALLQLGFLGLMVAAGQSFHLGAAYYLGLVIAAALCGYHQYLIRERDPDACFKAFLHNNWVGAVIFAGIALDYAI; the protein is encoded by the coding sequence ATGCCCCCACCCTCCAAATTCCAGGCTCTGCTACAACTGATCCGCTTCGATAAGCCGATTGGCACCACCCTGCTGCTATGGCCAACGCTCTGGGCTCTATGGATAGCCGCGGGTGGCGTTCCTGATGTCGACCTGTTGATTATTTTTGTGCTCGGGACGTTCCTCATGCGTTCGGCCGGGTGCGTGGTCAACGATCTAGCGGACCGCCACTGGGATGGCGAAGTAAACCGCACCAGTGGCCGCCCGCTGGTCACCGGTACGGTCACCCCCAATGAGGCGCGAGCGCTGTTCCTGGGGCTGCTCCTCGCTGCATTTGTGCTGGTGTTGTTCACCAACCCACTCACGGTGAAACTGTCCTTCGCCGCAGTTGCGTTGGCCTCCACCTACCCATTTATGAAGCGCTACACCCACCTCCCTCAGCTGGTCCTGGGGGCAGCCTTCTCATGGGGCATCCCAATGGCCTTTGCGGCCCAGACCAACGAGCTCCCCAACGCACTGTGGTTGATCTACCTGGGCAACCTCGCCTGGACCGTGGCCTACGACACCAAATACGCGATGGTCGATCGCGAGGATGATCTGGTAGTGGGCATCAAATCTACCGCCATTCTGTTTGGCCGGCACGACCGACTGATCGTCGCCTTGCTGCAGCTTGGTTTCCTCGGACTGATGGTCGCTGCGGGCCAGAGTTTCCATCTGGGAGCGGCCTACTATCTAGGCCTGGTGATCGCAGCGGCATTGTGCGGCTATCACCAGTACCTGATCCGGGAACGCGATCCCGACGCATGCTTCAAAGCATTTCTGCACAACAACTGGGTGGGCGCGGTTATTTTTGCGGGCATCGCACTCGATTACGCAATTTGA